From a single Armatimonadota bacterium genomic region:
- a CDS encoding c-type cytochrome: MLRTYLTTTLALIGAGAIWQASVPQNLAASAKALQDAATFNATFTVTPSGGANRAYKLAYAKPNLFKIESPEGFVLSDGKDLYDYKKATNEFTVVPLSDSAVRAASGALEFWGWAAFFSKEPFKDVRAQAAGHRKIKDNEVDVVAATFGAGGEATIFVDSKLGLVRGFMAKNKEKDLLVMASELKIGAEAPAAGAFAFAAPEGAKKAEPPKASDATYAKVKPIMDKSCMPCHGAGMRSGGVDLSSFDGTLRSVSPGNPDGSRLVKAVESGRMPQGRPKLSDADLKTIRDWVADGAKNN; this comes from the coding sequence ATGCTTAGGACCTACTTGACGACCACTTTGGCGCTCATCGGGGCGGGCGCCATCTGGCAGGCTTCGGTTCCCCAAAACCTGGCGGCTAGCGCCAAGGCCCTTCAGGACGCCGCGACGTTCAATGCGACGTTCACTGTAACCCCCTCGGGCGGGGCCAACAGGGCCTACAAACTCGCCTACGCCAAACCCAATCTCTTCAAGATCGAGAGTCCCGAAGGCTTCGTGCTGTCGGACGGAAAGGACCTTTATGACTACAAGAAGGCCACCAACGAATTCACGGTCGTTCCGCTAAGCGATTCCGCGGTTCGCGCGGCTTCCGGTGCGCTGGAGTTTTGGGGCTGGGCGGCGTTCTTCTCCAAGGAACCGTTCAAAGACGTTCGCGCCCAGGCTGCGGGCCACCGCAAAATCAAGGACAACGAGGTGGACGTGGTTGCGGCGACGTTCGGGGCGGGCGGCGAGGCGACGATCTTTGTCGATTCGAAGCTCGGGCTGGTGCGCGGATTCATGGCCAAGAACAAAGAGAAAGACCTCTTGGTTATGGCGAGCGAACTGAAGATAGGCGCCGAGGCTCCTGCGGCGGGAGCGTTTGCGTTCGCTGCGCCGGAAGGCGCCAAGAAGGCTGAGCCGCCAAAGGCCTCGGATGCAACTTACGCCAAGGTCAAGCCGATCATGGATAAGAGCTGCATGCCCTGCCACGGCGCGGGGATGCGCTCCGGCGGCGTGGATCTCTCGAGTTTCGATGGGACGCTCCGGTCGGTGAGTCCAGGAAACCCTGACGGCAGCCGCTTAGTGAAAGCCGTCGAGTCGGGAAGAATGCCTCAGGGCCGTCCGAAACTCTCCGATGCCGACCTCAAGACGATCCGCGATTGGGTCGCCGACGGCGCGAAGAACAACTAG
- a CDS encoding PD-(D/E)XK nuclease family protein, producing MGRKEPSERKPSLSPTKLTTYLTCPLKYRWTYLDPRGRPFLRAKHYYSFGTTLHKVLERFHDSGDQGVQSVSDAVVAVEREWVSAGFATKEQEAQALAAGKEIVEKHVAEALSTPSEAKTLHLEWMVRADLGPFVLIGRIDRVDELSDGTLEIIDYKSGRTEVTEAEVAEDLALGCYQLLVRSRYPDRAVVASILALRTAQKATAALSPEELDGFREDLIGLGASLLSTDWTEVFPTLKPACTGCDFIRLCMEHPPFAEEWKEASAAD from the coding sequence ATGGGCAGAAAGGAGCCATCGGAGAGAAAACCCTCCCTCAGCCCCACCAAGCTCACGACCTACCTGACGTGCCCGCTCAAGTATCGCTGGACCTATCTTGACCCGCGAGGCAGGCCCTTCCTGCGGGCAAAGCACTACTACAGCTTTGGGACGACCCTACACAAGGTCCTCGAGAGATTTCACGACTCTGGCGACCAGGGCGTTCAGAGCGTTTCGGATGCGGTGGTGGCGGTGGAGCGGGAGTGGGTCAGCGCGGGCTTCGCGACCAAGGAGCAAGAAGCTCAGGCGCTCGCCGCCGGCAAGGAGATCGTCGAGAAGCACGTCGCGGAAGCGCTGAGCACCCCATCCGAGGCCAAGACCCTGCATTTGGAGTGGATGGTCCGCGCCGATCTGGGCCCGTTCGTGTTGATTGGGCGTATCGACCGGGTCGACGAGCTTTCAGACGGGACGCTGGAGATCATCGACTACAAGTCCGGGAGAACGGAGGTGACAGAGGCCGAGGTGGCCGAGGACCTAGCGCTCGGGTGCTATCAGCTTCTGGTACGTTCGAGGTACCCGGATCGCGCCGTCGTGGCCAGCATCCTTGCGCTCCGGACCGCTCAAAAGGCCACCGCCGCCCTGTCTCCTGAGGAGCTTGACGGCTTCCGCGAGGACCTGATTGGTCTGGGCGCCTCACTGCTCTCGACTGACTGGACAGAGGTCTTCCCTACCTTGAAGCCCGCCTGCACCGGGTGCGACTTCATCAGGCTCTGCATGGAGCACCCCCCATTTGCCGAGGAATGGAAGGAGGCGTCGGCCGCAGATTGA
- a CDS encoding PD40 domain-containing protein: MVSMRNVFVLGGLVALPVLLVGCGGSAPSSFEVLHGRIAFASDRSGNMEIYHMTTYGLDVLKVTSDPGIDTEPRWSKDGKKLAFASNRTGDWEIFLVNKDGTGLMNLTNDPASDDRCPAWSDDGLKIAYQRTAAGNSDIYTVTVADLAKSALTSGAAQDTEPNWSRFSHKITFASDRSGGKQVFLMNDDGSNIHQLVGTGSACDYPVFAPNESLIAFIMGKQLWTVKPDGTGLTQITDLPGDNTYPIWDPTSRYLLYDTDRDGNWNIYIVGLTGSYLVPVSIDPSNDIRGDWTL, encoded by the coding sequence ATGGTCTCTATGCGCAATGTGTTCGTCTTGGGTGGCTTGGTGGCCCTGCCCGTGCTCTTGGTGGGTTGCGGAGGCAGCGCTCCAAGCTCGTTCGAGGTTCTCCACGGCCGCATCGCCTTTGCCTCCGATCGGAGCGGGAACATGGAGATCTACCACATGACCACCTATGGGCTGGACGTGCTGAAGGTTACCAGCGACCCCGGAATCGACACGGAGCCGCGATGGTCCAAAGACGGCAAGAAGCTGGCATTCGCGAGCAACCGGACCGGCGATTGGGAGATCTTTCTCGTTAACAAGGACGGCACGGGCCTAATGAACCTGACCAACGACCCTGCCTCCGACGACAGGTGCCCGGCTTGGTCGGACGACGGGCTCAAAATCGCCTACCAGCGCACCGCGGCCGGCAACTCCGATATCTACACGGTCACGGTCGCCGATCTCGCCAAGTCGGCGCTGACCTCCGGCGCTGCACAGGACACCGAGCCGAATTGGTCACGGTTTTCGCACAAGATCACGTTCGCTAGCGATCGTTCGGGCGGAAAGCAGGTCTTCCTGATGAACGATGACGGGTCGAATATCCACCAACTCGTCGGCACCGGCTCTGCCTGCGACTATCCGGTGTTTGCGCCCAACGAGTCGCTGATCGCATTCATCATGGGCAAGCAACTTTGGACCGTCAAACCGGACGGCACCGGCCTCACCCAGATCACCGATCTGCCTGGAGACAACACTTATCCCATTTGGGACCCGACAAGCCGCTACCTGCTCTACGACACGGACCGGGACGGCAACTGGAACATCTACATCGTCGGTCTCACGGGGAGCTACTTGGTGCCTGTGAGCATCGACCCTTCAAACGACATCCGCGGCGACTGGACCCTGTAG
- a CDS encoding ABC transporter substrate-binding protein, which yields MTIRLGHSPDSDDAFMFWGLANGQVQSEYQFEHILRDIQTLNEWAMEGRLESSAVSVHAFAYVADKYALLRHGGSFGEQYGPMVVSSEPLAPADLKDLVIAVPGTLTSAFLELNLFYRDHFEIGAPTCKSIEMPKEDLEGVCTGGLRYAVVPFDEIIPSIQRGDFKAGLIIHEGQLTYAKEGLHLVADMGKWWNAKTGLPLPLGVNVVRKDLGKDAVVEVSRCMRESIDAGLKGRSQALDYALQFARGMDTQTSDTFVGMYVNDRTRDMGDEGVRAIKLLLEEGGKAGLIPAVGVEVVD from the coding sequence ATGACGATCCGTTTGGGGCATTCGCCCGACTCTGACGACGCCTTCATGTTCTGGGGCCTGGCAAATGGCCAGGTGCAGTCTGAGTATCAGTTCGAGCACATTTTGAGGGACATCCAGACCCTGAACGAGTGGGCGATGGAGGGCAGGCTCGAATCGAGCGCGGTGAGCGTCCATGCGTTCGCTTATGTGGCCGACAAATACGCGCTCTTGAGGCATGGCGGGTCGTTCGGCGAGCAATATGGGCCGATGGTGGTTTCCAGCGAGCCGCTGGCCCCTGCAGACCTCAAAGACCTTGTGATCGCTGTTCCCGGAACTCTGACCAGCGCATTTCTGGAGCTTAACCTCTTCTACCGGGACCACTTCGAGATCGGTGCGCCGACCTGCAAGTCCATTGAGATGCCCAAGGAGGATCTGGAAGGGGTCTGCACGGGCGGGCTGAGGTACGCGGTCGTGCCGTTCGACGAGATCATCCCGAGCATTCAGCGGGGCGATTTCAAAGCGGGATTGATCATCCACGAGGGCCAGCTCACCTACGCCAAGGAGGGTTTACACCTCGTCGCCGACATGGGCAAGTGGTGGAACGCAAAGACGGGTTTGCCGCTGCCACTGGGAGTCAACGTGGTCCGAAAGGACCTTGGCAAGGACGCGGTTGTCGAAGTCAGCCGCTGCATGCGCGAGAGCATCGATGCCGGCTTGAAGGGAAGGAGCCAGGCCCTGGACTATGCGCTCCAATTCGCCAGAGGGATGGACACCCAAACGAGCGACACGTTTGTGGGAATGTACGTGAACGACCGTACCCGAGATATGGGTGACGAAGGCGTGCGCGCGATCAAGCTGCTGTTGGAAGAGGGCGGTAAGGCGGGGTTGATTCCGGCGGTCGGCGTTGAAGTGGTGGATTGA
- a CDS encoding DUF3500 domain-containing protein: MILQGTLLLKAALLSAALLIAQQGLGPDAATPSTAAKRFLSSLDEPLRAKALFTYDSAARTTWQYTPGERQGISWKDLSDRQKEFARGLLRIALSASGLKREAAVRTLEGVLRSLEGPHRDPAYYLFAIFGTPSERGVWAWRYEGHHMSLHFAYKDGKVVSTTPQFFGANPAEVQSGAHKGMRALAAEEDLAWDLLRSLSEPQKKLAVLAAKAPAEIATSNTRKAAIQEDLGLAYADMTPDQRAKLKALVSTYAEVQIEEGSKRRLAAIDKAGWGKVKFAWLGSTVKGQGWYYRVQGSTFLIECDDTQNSANHIHSVWRDFNGDFGPDELEHHYATAEHHKHQH, from the coding sequence ATGATCCTGCAAGGAACCCTCCTCCTCAAGGCCGCGCTCCTTAGCGCCGCACTCCTGATCGCTCAGCAGGGCCTCGGGCCAGACGCCGCCACCCCGTCTACGGCGGCCAAGCGATTTCTATCGAGCCTCGATGAACCCTTAAGGGCCAAGGCCCTATTCACCTATGATTCGGCGGCCAGGACAACCTGGCAGTACACGCCTGGCGAGCGGCAAGGCATCTCCTGGAAGGACTTGAGCGACCGCCAAAAGGAGTTTGCACGGGGTTTGCTCCGCATCGCTCTTTCCGCCAGCGGGCTGAAGAGGGAAGCAGCCGTGAGGACCCTCGAAGGCGTGCTGCGCTCCCTGGAGGGCCCGCACCGCGACCCCGCGTACTACCTCTTCGCGATTTTCGGAACACCTTCCGAGAGGGGTGTGTGGGCTTGGCGCTATGAAGGACACCACATGTCCCTTCACTTCGCCTACAAGGACGGCAAGGTCGTTAGCACGACGCCGCAGTTCTTTGGCGCCAACCCGGCAGAGGTCCAGTCTGGAGCGCACAAGGGCATGCGTGCGCTGGCGGCAGAAGAAGACCTGGCTTGGGACCTCCTCCGATCGCTCTCGGAGCCCCAGAAGAAGCTCGCAGTCCTCGCCGCCAAGGCGCCCGCCGAAATTGCCACTTCCAACACCCGTAAGGCAGCAATCCAGGAGGACCTGGGTCTCGCCTATGCCGACATGACGCCTGATCAGCGCGCCAAACTCAAGGCATTGGTCTCGACCTATGCCGAAGTGCAGATCGAAGAGGGATCCAAGCGTCGATTGGCTGCTATAGACAAGGCGGGCTGGGGCAAAGTCAAGTTTGCCTGGCTAGGGAGCACCGTCAAGGGCCAAGGCTGGTACTACCGAGTCCAGGGGTCTACGTTCCTCATCGAGTGCGACGACACGCAAAACAGCGCGAACCACATCCACTCGGTTTGGCGCGATTTCAATGGCGACTTCGGGCCGGATGAACTGGAGCACCATTACGCGACGGCGGAGCACCACAAGCACCAGCATTGA